The following proteins come from a genomic window of Chryseobacterium glaciei:
- a CDS encoding immunity protein Tsi6 family protein yields MNYKEVNTKKEYNNLLSELSIESKNLADKYPEISIYKSIYNQIIDIESMISNNIKLSENDIYKKYSIGAIAVKNFDCENDIFGRKLQDLFGALFEYWDMPQS; encoded by the coding sequence ATGAATTACAAAGAAGTAAATACAAAAAAAGAATACAATAATTTACTAAGTGAATTAAGTATTGAGTCTAAAAATTTAGCGGATAAATACCCTGAAATATCAATCTATAAGTCAATCTATAACCAAATTATTGATATTGAAAGCATGATATCCAATAATATTAAGTTATCTGAGAATGATATATATAAGAAGTATTCTATAGGTGCTATAGCTGTGAAGAATTTTGATTGTGAGAACGACATTTTTGGCAGAAAACTACAAGATTTATTTGGTGCTTTGTTTGAATATTGGGATATGCCACAATCTTAA
- a CDS encoding ABC transporter ATP-binding protein translates to MSLQIINLTKKFGEQTALNNINISIDKSEIIGLLGPNGAGKSTLMKSIVGALKIDEGEIIFNEKNISEHEIESKKNIGFLPENNPLYLEMYVKEYLQFVANIHKISEARVDEVIELVGITPEKSKKISQLSKGYKQRVGLAQAIIHQPDLLILDEPTNGLDPNQIIEIRNVVKEIGKEKTVLLSTHIMQEVEALCSRVILIHKGNILQDCPIDEFKGKFGSLEEAFASYTQTETVSVTEEINN, encoded by the coding sequence ATGTCACTTCAAATAATCAATCTGACCAAAAAATTTGGTGAACAAACCGCACTTAACAACATCAATATCTCAATTGATAAAAGCGAGATCATCGGTCTTCTGGGTCCGAACGGAGCCGGAAAATCAACTCTAATGAAATCTATCGTTGGTGCTTTGAAAATAGATGAAGGTGAAATAATTTTTAATGAAAAAAATATTTCCGAACACGAGATTGAAAGTAAGAAAAACATTGGATTCTTACCTGAAAACAATCCGCTGTATTTGGAAATGTACGTGAAAGAATACTTACAATTCGTAGCAAATATTCATAAAATTTCTGAGGCAAGAGTTGATGAGGTGATTGAATTAGTAGGAATTACTCCAGAGAAATCTAAGAAAATCAGTCAGCTTTCTAAAGGGTACAAACAAAGAGTTGGCTTGGCACAAGCTATTATTCATCAACCTGATTTATTGATTTTAGATGAACCAACGAATGGTTTAGATCCCAATCAAATCATCGAGATCAGAAATGTTGTAAAAGAAATCGGTAAAGAAAAAACGGTTTTACTTTCCACTCATATTATGCAGGAAGTTGAAGCGCTTTGTTCACGCGTGATTTTAATCCACAAAGGAAATATTCTTCAGGATTGCCCGATTGATGAATTTAAAGGCAAATTTGGAAGTCTGGAAGAAGCTTTCGCAAGTTATACTCAAACTGAAACAGTAAGCGTAACAGAAGAAATTAATAATTAA
- a CDS encoding T9SS type A sorting domain-containing protein, with product MKKLYFLLLFLISISAFTQTYSYTTYNSGNSGIGSNSIYDIKSDANGLLWVASYYGISTTLNGTTFTNYNTSNSGIASNVILKIEIDGQGRKWLASQSNGIILYNGTTWTNYTTSNSGLPNNNIIDIAVDGQNNLWVVTDAGLTKFNGTTWTTYNSVSNMNSVATDSNNGVWVTNGGVLYKFNGVDFNFIAQGTQKILRIANNIVYVKGSDSLITLTTSGTNITFTYQSTSCLAGSQLNALDVDSNSKVWIGFNGQGVQNFTNCTTYTKTNTNLGLPDDYFSAIKTQSSGTIWLGTLQLGLVKMTPSTSTCNPPTQLYTSNITSTTATLNWLPPTPAPNGGYYYVYSTSPTMTGSATGSSSTTANIANLLPNTTYYWWVSANCVSSQSTWAPGGAFTTLPNQTGCWKSVSAGSFHSLGIKTDGTLWVWGNNTDNQLGDGTNTQRNNPIQIGTATNWKKVFASGKYSVAIKTDGTLWAWGNNQFGYLGDGTTTNRTIPTKIGTATDWEDIAVGEAHTLGIKSNGTLWAWGMNVSGELGDGTTTNRLVPTQIGTATNWKSIAAGTFFSVAIKTDGTLWAWGYNGHGQLGDGTITNRISPKQIGTNTDWADVVAGDSHTAGRKTNGFLYTWGYNGSGQLADGTTSSRSTPFLASDAIQKVITGSFNTIAITTSGNVIACGNNTTGSFGNNTNTSTSNWVLLGSNSHMMISTGGLHTLSINNDGVLKVTGSNNYGQLGDGTGVQKSTFTQLVCPTSNLAVDEISTTSNNLKVFPNPVQDYLTVSFDQKIVSVTVYSATGQQVLTKMINDNKGTIDFSTLTSGVYLVKVNADNNTVKTVKVIKR from the coding sequence ATGAAAAAACTTTACTTTTTACTCTTATTCCTCATTTCAATTTCTGCCTTTACACAAACGTATAGTTACACGACTTATAATAGTGGAAACTCAGGAATAGGGAGCAACTCTATCTATGATATTAAATCTGATGCGAACGGCTTATTATGGGTTGCTTCTTATTATGGGATTTCAACGACTCTTAATGGAACTACTTTTACAAATTATAATACCAGCAATTCAGGTATTGCATCGAATGTAATTTTAAAAATTGAAATTGACGGGCAGGGCAGGAAATGGTTGGCATCTCAGTCCAATGGTATTATCTTATATAACGGAACTACCTGGACAAATTATACCACTTCAAATTCAGGGCTGCCGAACAATAATATCATTGATATAGCTGTTGACGGACAAAATAATCTTTGGGTTGTAACAGATGCGGGACTTACAAAATTCAATGGTACTACCTGGACTACTTATAATTCAGTTTCAAATATGAATTCTGTAGCCACTGACAGTAATAATGGTGTTTGGGTTACAAATGGAGGTGTATTGTACAAATTTAATGGGGTTGATTTTAATTTCATCGCACAAGGAACTCAAAAAATATTAAGAATTGCAAATAATATAGTTTACGTAAAAGGTTCTGATAGCTTAATCACTTTAACAACAAGTGGAACTAACATCACATTTACCTATCAAAGCACTTCTTGTCTGGCGGGATCCCAACTCAATGCTTTGGATGTTGACAGCAACAGCAAAGTGTGGATCGGGTTTAATGGACAAGGCGTACAAAACTTTACAAATTGTACTACTTATACTAAAACAAATACAAATTTAGGTTTGCCGGATGATTATTTCAGTGCAATTAAAACACAAAGCTCTGGAACTATTTGGTTGGGAACATTACAACTTGGCTTGGTGAAAATGACGCCAAGTACATCAACTTGTAATCCTCCGACACAATTGTATACTTCTAATATAACTTCTACAACGGCTACCCTTAATTGGCTTCCGCCAACACCAGCACCTAATGGAGGATATTATTATGTTTATAGTACAAGTCCTACAATGACAGGTTCAGCTACTGGCAGTTCTTCTACAACTGCGAATATAGCCAATTTGTTGCCCAACACAACTTATTATTGGTGGGTTTCAGCGAATTGCGTTTCAAGTCAAAGTACTTGGGCTCCGGGAGGAGCTTTTACTACGCTTCCTAATCAAACTGGATGTTGGAAAAGTGTAAGCGCAGGCTCTTTCCATTCATTAGGAATAAAAACAGATGGAACGCTTTGGGTTTGGGGTAATAATACCGATAATCAATTGGGAGATGGAACTAATACTCAGAGAAATAATCCAATACAGATTGGGACTGCAACTAATTGGAAAAAAGTTTTTGCGAGTGGTAAATATAGCGTTGCTATCAAAACAGATGGAACACTTTGGGCATGGGGAAATAACCAGTTTGGTTATTTAGGAGATGGAACTACGACTAACAGAACGATCCCCACAAAAATAGGAACAGCTACTGACTGGGAAGATATCGCAGTTGGAGAAGCTCATACATTGGGCATAAAATCAAACGGAACTCTCTGGGCTTGGGGAATGAATGTAAGTGGAGAATTAGGAGATGGGACAACTACAAACAGACTTGTACCCACACAAATAGGAACAGCAACCAATTGGAAAAGTATTGCAGCAGGTACTTTCTTTTCAGTGGCGATAAAAACGGATGGTACGCTATGGGCTTGGGGCTATAATGGTCATGGGCAGTTGGGTGACGGTACTATAACTAACCGTATTTCACCTAAACAGATAGGAACCAATACCGATTGGGCAGATGTCGTTGCGGGAGATTCACATACTGCAGGAAGAAAGACAAATGGATTTCTTTATACTTGGGGATATAACGGGTCTGGACAGTTGGCTGATGGAACTACCAGTAGCAGATCAACGCCTTTTTTAGCATCTGATGCTATTCAAAAAGTTATTACAGGAAGTTTTAATACTATAGCCATAACAACATCAGGAAATGTGATTGCCTGTGGAAATAATACTACTGGATCGTTTGGTAACAATACTAACACCAGCACGTCCAATTGGGTTCTTCTCGGAAGCAATTCTCATATGATGATTTCTACAGGGGGGTTGCATACTTTATCTATCAATAATGATGGTGTTTTAAAAGTGACAGGATCTAATAATTATGGACAATTAGGAGATGGTACTGGTGTTCAGAAAAGTACATTTACTCAGCTTGTATGCCCTACAAGTAATTTAGCAGTCGATGAAATTTCAACAACATCGAATAATCTAAAAGTTTTTCCGAACCCGGTACAGGATTATTTAACTGTTTCGTTCGATCAAAAGATTGTTTCAGTAACAGTTTACAGTGCAACTGGACAGCAAGTTCTTACTAAAATGATCAATGATAATAAAGGAACGATTGATTTTTCTACTTTAACATCAGGTGTTTATCTGGTTAAAGTAAATGCAGATAACAATACGGTGAAAACGGTAAAAGTAATTAAACGTTAA
- a CDS encoding peptidoglycan-binding domain-containing protein, giving the protein MSRHKKTFAPRANRSEAQITDNIEEQEKYVPISSQDAKISLAKTEVIKITYAPFQNRAFNKVERGSSIIKFSNNGLHVLALNKALNTLGYKAPENETLFLDKTKIALMNFQGDHGIQKSGVFDKKTLLKMNEALEALKNGEGKDQLSVSERAKLLYEAFEHRTLKIFGGTDEAKVFKALEKLSYEDRKELITYYDEKYKPKRKVGLVQDLYEELDDKDLYKAIRLLYANYDEPQQEPQPKSQQEPEQESKGQLLEEVIINAKKPYPWIKSKTKYTIEGEPIEFECVYQYETPVISALGSKSNLPEVVRKVLIQKDNTVYSLLNRPDFVENIKTFRQDGTVISEFSINTEKSGIYTFVFIIENTITNEFSAYTKKHQVKTLEEAASDNLKKNKIQNYSDFRQQIAFIDFNLSKGAVKEQKSNPYFYIKTESSTKNPEEVGTVYSDYIPHLYYSIKGKPIPKDYHYFWFAEINTPKEMADEVSALLGVEYARNAVVHGYQRGTYFGKDGWDMNSSQTTAAFLGSFTGVFTIHCLELDKNNHLAGQQASYQQVILPKEDYKALQNIREYKRNIDKSFNTILPNTALALNAIVINEKTTETLSLNLFLGKSKTNSKNYVLTDLTPGVLHKRTYEGSNIKDLFKEFDRKNTYPDGILAYEIPVNTLGYPSMKGNFTTDGESMWESLSTKAGWASLGLAVAGLAASFTPAAPIAPFLFIAAGATGAVSGTASIIDKVQQGTLTKETLTLDVIMIASSFLGMAGSLSNIVKASSILKISATGMRYIIITDFALNGTAGIMITSDGLESIQAINDNKNLTTAEKIDATVKILAQLTLTAGLLVLSSKNLKGVAIEGEQLPKKKNKTSTQSKKPYNPEQHSEFIDTPHNLTDGILPKLTGFKQQLEIAPLRHHLTEEQLINFKKALESADPKVLNEINNQDKLINFVKSYKDNPKVFTQTVKSYEKFLGEYGWYKFWKKMPDFGKSSKTIDLLKSENKLLPIGDATHHDLATVHVFTVDGGLVNTPARFEPSWWGEYNSQIYEDLKIALDKLRKVEERNMNGKTVLSGRMESLDYFESTLKNGKGKEVPFKGMVSATLDEKVAEGFIELSAKNVKKGEKVAIIRKIETVEGVYIDDLSDWGKNLGPIRHSDATPPSTMIQEEVLMNEGYFLQTTDPKYIKTIDDIDYYEIKYKELVKPLN; this is encoded by the coding sequence ATGAGCAGACATAAAAAAACATTTGCGCCGAGAGCTAACCGGTCCGAAGCGCAAATCACCGATAACATAGAAGAACAAGAAAAATACGTCCCAATTAGCAGTCAAGATGCTAAAATCTCCCTCGCAAAAACAGAAGTTATCAAAATAACATACGCTCCATTCCAAAACAGAGCATTTAATAAAGTAGAAAGAGGCTCATCCATCATAAAGTTTTCCAACAACGGATTGCATGTATTGGCTCTTAATAAGGCACTCAATACATTAGGTTACAAAGCGCCTGAAAATGAGACTCTTTTTTTGGATAAAACGAAGATTGCACTGATGAATTTTCAAGGTGATCATGGTATTCAAAAATCTGGAGTTTTTGATAAGAAGACTTTATTGAAAATGAATGAAGCGTTGGAAGCATTAAAAAACGGAGAGGGGAAAGATCAGCTTTCAGTTTCTGAGCGTGCTAAACTTTTATATGAAGCTTTTGAACATAGAACTTTAAAGATTTTTGGAGGAACTGATGAAGCTAAAGTTTTTAAGGCTTTAGAAAAACTTTCTTATGAAGACAGAAAAGAACTCATTACTTATTATGACGAAAAATACAAACCTAAAAGAAAAGTAGGATTAGTACAAGATTTATATGAAGAATTAGACGATAAAGACTTATATAAAGCTATACGATTGTTATACGCAAACTATGACGAGCCACAACAAGAACCTCAACCAAAGTCACAACAAGAACCAGAGCAAGAATCTAAGGGTCAGTTATTGGAAGAAGTTATTATAAATGCTAAGAAACCATACCCATGGATTAAATCTAAAACAAAATATACAATAGAAGGAGAACCAATAGAATTTGAATGTGTATATCAATATGAAACACCTGTTATATCAGCCTTAGGAAGCAAATCTAATCTACCCGAAGTTGTCCGAAAAGTATTGATACAAAAAGATAATACGGTATACAGCCTTTTAAATCGCCCTGATTTTGTAGAAAATATAAAAACTTTCAGACAAGACGGAACTGTAATTAGTGAATTTTCAATTAATACTGAAAAATCGGGCATTTACACATTTGTGTTTATTATAGAAAATACTATCACCAATGAGTTTAGTGCGTATACAAAAAAACATCAGGTTAAAACACTTGAAGAGGCAGCATCCGATAATTTAAAAAAGAATAAGATTCAAAATTATTCAGATTTCAGGCAACAAATAGCTTTTATAGACTTTAATCTTTCGAAAGGAGCAGTTAAGGAACAAAAAAGCAATCCGTATTTCTATATTAAAACCGAATCTTCTACTAAAAATCCTGAAGAAGTTGGAACTGTATATTCTGATTATATTCCTCACTTATATTATTCAATTAAAGGAAAACCGATTCCTAAAGACTATCATTATTTTTGGTTTGCAGAAATCAATACCCCGAAAGAAATGGCGGATGAGGTTAGCGCATTACTAGGCGTTGAATATGCTAGAAATGCGGTTGTACACGGCTATCAAAGAGGAACGTATTTTGGTAAAGATGGCTGGGACATGAATTCGTCGCAAACAACAGCCGCTTTTTTAGGTTCATTTACAGGTGTTTTTACAATACATTGCCTGGAATTAGACAAAAACAACCATCTGGCAGGGCAACAAGCATCTTACCAACAAGTGATCTTGCCAAAAGAAGATTACAAGGCACTTCAGAACATTAGAGAATATAAGAGAAATATTGATAAAAGTTTTAATACCATTCTTCCTAACACAGCATTAGCTTTAAATGCCATTGTTATAAACGAAAAAACTACAGAAACATTATCTCTCAATTTATTTTTAGGAAAAAGCAAAACAAATTCCAAAAATTATGTATTAACAGATCTTACGCCAGGTGTACTGCACAAGCGTACCTATGAAGGAAGTAATATAAAAGATTTATTTAAAGAATTTGACCGCAAAAACACCTATCCGGATGGCATATTAGCGTATGAAATTCCGGTAAATACATTGGGTTATCCTAGCATGAAAGGTAATTTCACTACCGATGGAGAATCAATGTGGGAATCACTTTCTACCAAAGCGGGTTGGGCTTCTTTAGGTTTGGCAGTAGCAGGATTAGCGGCGTCATTTACACCGGCAGCTCCTATTGCGCCTTTCTTATTTATAGCTGCAGGAGCTACAGGAGCAGTCTCCGGTACAGCCAGTATTATCGATAAAGTACAGCAAGGCACGCTTACCAAAGAAACCCTGACTTTGGATGTTATCATGATAGCTTCCAGCTTTTTAGGGATGGCCGGGTCATTATCAAACATCGTTAAAGCATCATCTATTTTAAAAATATCCGCAACAGGGATGCGTTATATCATTATAACCGATTTTGCCCTTAATGGCACTGCCGGAATTATGATTACATCTGATGGTTTAGAAAGTATACAAGCCATTAATGATAATAAAAACTTAACCACAGCAGAAAAAATAGATGCTACGGTTAAAATTTTGGCACAATTAACTTTAACTGCAGGATTATTGGTATTAAGTAGTAAAAATCTAAAAGGAGTAGCAATAGAGGGTGAGCAACTTCCAAAGAAGAAAAATAAAACTTCAACACAATCAAAAAAACCTTACAACCCAGAGCAGCATTCGGAATTTATTGATACGCCTCACAATTTGACAGACGGTATCTTACCAAAACTGACTGGTTTCAAACAACAACTTGAAATAGCACCTCTCAGACATCATTTAACGGAAGAGCAGTTGATAAATTTCAAAAAAGCTTTGGAATCAGCTGATCCTAAAGTTTTAAATGAAATAAATAATCAAGACAAATTGATTAACTTTGTTAAAAGCTACAAAGATAATCCGAAAGTTTTCACTCAAACTGTAAAAAGCTATGAAAAATTCTTGGGAGAATATGGATGGTATAAGTTTTGGAAAAAAATGCCCGACTTTGGAAAATCATCAAAAACTATTGATTTGTTAAAAAGTGAAAATAAATTATTACCTATCGGTGATGCAACCCATCATGATCTTGCCACTGTTCATGTTTTTACAGTAGACGGAGGATTAGTAAACACTCCGGCACGTTTTGAGCCTTCTTGGTGGGGCGAATATAACAGCCAAATATATGAAGATTTAAAAATTGCCTTAGATAAACTTAGAAAAGTGGAAGAACGAAATATGAACGGAAAAACAGTACTTAGCGGACGTATGGAAAGTTTAGATTATTTTGAATCAACTTTAAAAAATGGAAAAGGCAAAGAAGTTCCTTTCAAAGGGATGGTTTCTGCTACATTAGATGAAAAAGTAGCAGAAGGATTTATAGAACTTTCAGCTAAAAATGTAAAAAAAGGAGAAAAAGTAGCTATTATTAGAAAAATAGAAACTGTAGAAGGTGTTTATATTGATGATTTGTCAGATTGGGGTAAAAACCTTGGTCCCATACGACATTCTGACGCAACCCCTCCTTCTACAATGATACAAGAGGAAGTACTGATGAATGAAGGATACTTTCTTCAAACAACTGACCCAAAATATATCAAAACTATTGACGATATAGATTATTATGAGATAAAATATAAAGAACTAGTAAAACCATTAAATTAA
- a CDS encoding ATP-binding protein, translating to MKSPISLTENHQQEALIKTKVNEKTEEINHLFQTNDVSHTSLNEEMKWLQSLIEMRCKELFLEEETELNVAFEVPESPKSNDESPYSITVNAHQLTAIDRVILALGVASAHYPSILKTFIQIEESSSAFAIEAGGEYNKANRSFKPTFQTALFLLAGKDLSLWSHYSAQLIKGSILLKNDIIYNRSSTEFIHGKIELDTAYLNYFLSGQKPQLDHGSYFPGTLYKSNLTMDDIILEDNVRAQIKPVGHYIKALENGFFKSNDHSFKSGFIALFYGAPGTGKTMLAGILANTYGIDMYHVDLSQVVSKYIGETEKNLEVLFNRLQGKNCMLFFDEADALFGKRSDVKDAHDRYANQEVSYLLQRIEKFDGLTILASNFENNMDDAFKRRIDVSINVIRPTENTRESLWKHYLPKNITFENENLLKHLAKEYSYTGSNIRNIMKNVTIALHDRNETIITHSLLSTYLMIENEKAFGKNQSRLSPFVQKSE from the coding sequence ATGAAATCTCCTATTTCCTTAACTGAAAACCATCAACAAGAAGCATTAATAAAGACAAAAGTTAATGAAAAAACTGAAGAAATTAATCATTTATTTCAGACCAATGATGTAAGTCACACCTCTTTAAATGAAGAAATGAAATGGTTGCAATCGCTTATTGAAATGCGATGTAAAGAATTGTTTTTAGAAGAGGAAACAGAATTGAATGTTGCTTTTGAAGTGCCTGAATCACCAAAATCAAATGACGAATCACCTTACTCTATTACCGTAAATGCACATCAACTTACAGCGATTGACAGAGTAATATTAGCTTTAGGTGTTGCTTCGGCTCATTATCCATCAATATTAAAAACTTTTATACAGATAGAAGAAAGCAGCAGTGCTTTTGCTATTGAAGCAGGAGGTGAATACAATAAAGCCAATCGTAGCTTTAAACCTACTTTTCAAACCGCACTTTTTTTGCTTGCAGGTAAAGATTTATCATTATGGTCGCATTATAGCGCACAACTAATAAAAGGCAGTATTTTATTAAAAAACGATATTATTTACAATCGTTCTTCAACAGAATTTATTCACGGAAAAATTGAGTTGGATACAGCGTATTTAAACTATTTTTTATCAGGTCAAAAACCACAATTAGACCATGGGTCTTACTTTCCGGGAACACTTTATAAATCTAATCTCACAATGGATGATATTATTTTAGAAGATAATGTGAGAGCACAGATAAAACCCGTTGGACATTACATAAAAGCATTGGAAAATGGATTTTTTAAAAGCAATGATCATAGTTTTAAATCAGGTTTTATAGCCTTATTCTACGGTGCTCCGGGAACAGGAAAAACGATGTTGGCAGGAATACTTGCTAATACGTATGGTATTGACATGTATCATGTAGACCTATCGCAGGTGGTGAGCAAGTACATTGGTGAAACTGAGAAAAATCTTGAAGTTTTATTCAACAGACTGCAAGGTAAAAATTGCATGCTGTTTTTTGACGAAGCCGATGCTTTGTTTGGAAAACGTTCTGATGTAAAAGATGCCCATGACCGTTATGCCAACCAAGAAGTGTCGTATTTATTGCAAAGAATAGAAAAATTTGACGGATTAACAATCTTGGCCTCCAATTTCGAAAATAATATGGATGACGCTTTTAAGCGACGTATAGATGTATCTATCAATGTAATCCGCCCGACAGAAAACACCAGAGAATCACTTTGGAAACACTATTTACCTAAAAATATAACCTTTGAAAATGAAAACCTCTTGAAACATTTAGCCAAAGAATATTCTTATACAGGTTCTAATATCCGCAACATTATGAAAAATGTAACGATTGCATTACATGATCGTAATGAAACCATTATTACCCATTCATTATTAAGTACTTATTTAATGATAGAAAACGAAAAGGCTTTTGGAAAAAATCAGTCTCGTCTTAGTCCATTTGTACAAAAATCAGAATAA
- a CDS encoding contractile injection system tape measure protein: MKQDHIIQKVFVEITVNNKEKANSIKDDISSFLSIDVFPEIEKYINALEDTLADHTLQIPRLELNLDVKNSSLNTELKNKIAQLFKEELSEITRPIENSNQESESDTQAYLIENQEKIVQTFIYFLQNGSMPWWNSDKKRITFLEPKVFDTLILANNFQKSIIPVLLKQNVQERIINQLSNEQIAQLCLIVLKNKDLKINLKVDVISRFSKLSHTDRQIIWRLILNVLSEYLKNSNSNLGEYLLRQISKIEQTSFSQTKNNHQNLKTVVEIFPFIKENEILESIKNNSKVNPENGKTSTEKIDKKNETVPEELSQNDGQYIQNAGLILIHPFIKTFFEHCNLLDPKTQQLIDPELCAHLLHYVATGKTNAPEYDLVFEKFLCNIPMNQTINKHIKLSRKHKTQAKNVIESVQHNWTPMKTSSAALLQNEFFQRSGKLVVTDHDYTLTVERKAQDILLDKLGWGLGLVKLPWQEKFIFINW, from the coding sequence GTGAAGCAAGATCATATAATTCAGAAAGTTTTTGTTGAAATTACAGTCAACAACAAAGAAAAAGCAAATAGTATAAAAGATGATATCAGTAGCTTTTTGTCTATTGATGTTTTTCCGGAAATAGAAAAGTACATCAATGCTTTAGAAGATACATTGGCTGATCATACACTCCAAATTCCTCGGTTAGAATTGAATTTGGATGTGAAAAACAGCTCATTAAATACTGAATTAAAAAATAAAATTGCTCAACTTTTTAAAGAAGAACTGTCTGAAATTACGAGACCAATTGAAAATTCAAATCAAGAATCAGAAAGTGACACCCAAGCATATCTTATTGAAAATCAAGAAAAAATAGTTCAGACTTTTATTTATTTTTTACAAAACGGATCTATGCCTTGGTGGAATTCAGATAAAAAAAGGATTACTTTTTTGGAACCAAAGGTATTTGACACCTTGATTTTGGCTAACAACTTCCAGAAAAGTATTATTCCTGTTTTGTTAAAACAAAATGTTCAGGAGCGAATCATCAATCAACTCTCAAACGAACAGATTGCGCAATTATGTCTGATTGTTTTAAAAAATAAGGACTTAAAAATCAACTTGAAAGTTGATGTAATAAGTCGTTTTTCTAAACTGAGTCATACTGACAGACAAATCATATGGCGTTTGATATTGAATGTATTATCAGAGTATCTGAAAAATTCAAATAGTAATCTTGGGGAATATCTTTTACGGCAAATATCAAAAATAGAACAAACCAGTTTTTCACAGACAAAAAACAACCATCAAAACTTGAAAACAGTCGTTGAGATATTCCCTTTTATTAAAGAAAATGAAATTCTTGAAAGCATCAAAAATAATTCAAAAGTTAATCCTGAAAACGGAAAAACTTCGACGGAAAAAATTGATAAAAAGAATGAAACAGTTCCCGAGGAATTAAGCCAAAATGATGGGCAATATATTCAAAATGCAGGGCTTATTTTGATACATCCGTTCATCAAGACCTTTTTTGAACATTGCAATCTTTTGGATCCAAAAACCCAGCAACTGATTGATCCTGAATTGTGCGCACATTTATTACATTATGTCGCTACCGGAAAAACAAACGCTCCGGAATACGACTTGGTTTTTGAAAAGTTCTTATGTAATATTCCGATGAATCAAACCATTAACAAACATATTAAGCTTTCGCGTAAGCATAAAACACAAGCTAAAAATGTAATAGAAAGTGTTCAGCACAACTGGACTCCAATGAAAACATCATCTGCAGCACTATTACAAAATGAGTTTTTCCAACGGTCTGGTAAATTAGTTGTCACCGACCATGATTATACTCTAACAGTAGAACGAAAAGCACAGGACATTTTACTAGATAAGCTTGGTTGGGGACTTGGTCTTGTTAAGTTACCGTGGCAGGAAAAATTCATATTTATAAACTGGTAA